The following proteins are encoded in a genomic region of Phragmites australis chromosome 9, lpPhrAust1.1, whole genome shotgun sequence:
- the LOC133929090 gene encoding NADH dehydrogenase [ubiquinone] 1 alpha subcomplex subunit 1-like: MARLHWLEAILPLGIIGGMLCIMGNAQYFIHKAAHGRPKHIGNDMWDVAMERRDKKLVEQSSGN, translated from the exons ATGGCGCGGCTGCACTGGCTGGAGGCCATCCTGCCGCTGGGCATCATCGGCGGCATGCTCTGCATCATGGGCAACGCCCAGTACTTCATCCACAAGGCCGCGCACGGCAGG CCGAAGCACATCGGGAACGACATGTGGGACGTCGCCATGGAGCGCCGCGACAAGAAGCTCGTGGAGCAGTCCTCCGGCAACTAG
- the LOC133929089 gene encoding KH domain-containing protein SPIN1-like, whose product MDGLHGTDACFSPGRAMSPQVRPPGSPDISQYLAELLQEHQKLGPFMQVLPICSRLLNQEIVRVSNMRRQHGVGDFERLPVINPNQMHTSPMPFFCGNGFSPWSGMHDPEGVGVLQGDMGWQGPPQSPSSYIIKKILRLEVPIDTYPNFNFIGRLLGPRGNSLKRIEASTGCRVFIRGKGSIKDSGKEEQLKGRPGYEHLSDPLHILIEAELPANVIDSRLAKAQEILEELLKPVDESQDYYKRQQLRELAMLNSPLREESPHPGCAPPSPFSNGGMKRVKQ is encoded by the exons ATGGACGGCTTGCACGGTACGGACGCTTGCTTCTCCCCCGGGAGGGCTATGTCACCGCAGGTGAGGCCCCCTGGGTCACCGGACATAAG TCAGTACCTGGCGGAGTTGTTGCAGGAGCACCAGAAGCTGGGGCCATTCATGCAGGTGCTCCCAATCTGCAGCAGGTTGCTGAATCAAG AGATAGTGCGGGTGTCCAATATGCGTCGCCAACATGGTGTTGGGGATTTTGAGAGGCTGCCAGTCATAAACCCGAACCAGATGCATACGTCCCCCATGCCATTTTTTTGCGGAAATGGTTTTAGTCCATGGAGTGGGATGCATGATCCAGAG GGAGTAGGTGTGCTACAAGGAGATATGGGCTGGCAAGGACCCCCACAAAGCCCCTCTTCTTACATTATCAAGAAGATTTTGCGGTTAGAAGTACCAATAGATACATACCCTAAT TTCAATTTTATTGGTCGTCTTCTTGGGCCAAGGGGAAACTCTTTGAAGAGGATTGAAGCCTCTACAGGTTGTCGTGTTTTCATCAGAGGGAAGGGCTCAATTAAGGATTCTGGCAAG GAGGAACAACTCAAGGGAAGACCTGGCTATGAACACTTGAGTGATCCCCTCCATATCCTGATTGAAGCTGAGTTACCGGCTAATGTCATCGACTCAAGACTTGCAAAAGCACAAGAGATCCTTGAAGAGTTGTTGAAGCCAGTG GACGAATCACAAGACTACTACAAGAGACAGCAACTCCGAGAACTTGCCATGTTGAATTCACCACTCCGAGAGGAGAGTCCACATCCTGGTTGTGCTCCTCCTAGTCCCTTCAGTAACGGCGGCATGAAACGAGTGAAACAATGA
- the LOC133928139 gene encoding uncharacterized protein LOC133928139, whose translation MAYRRKQGIQRSATFVEDHRQPSSGGSASPAIASPRATRFADDNRRPDRSSHLAAQGMLASSAARGGQLPAFAERRPAPASLVDDPPSDPAQAQDPVTQLYTSTRLLNDDGPKYDLELSRRDDAKHGFWGLVAQKAKVMLDENGTPRDTQVTTLKPEEVASASSYPTWLRKPKFERRSDDAVFGFRFPSISPRVILLSVCNVACCCSLQFDLCFPVLPGAQFQPSQSRWSYDRVRSSESPASQKGSKGRLDIGGKIKNALEEGLTVAESKAGGGSDVVVARRLQIRRKACSMDLRGTNLSLASPDMSPMLSDSESPQIKASRDVANAMAAKVKLLQRELKTVKADLAFSKERCAQLEEENRLLRGGNHDADEDLIRQQLETLLVEKARLANENTVYARENRFLREIVEYHQLNMQDVVNLDDDIEEEDEYEGEVEAEQYGDFLTSSPSHRVQETEYLPAGPGTAPQSPSRHTESPRMLSTNSGSTVDNKSPRILSTNSGGTIDNESPMRRSFKDDGSSPETTSDG comes from the exons ATGGCGTACCGCAGGAAGCAGGGCATCCAGCGGTCGGCCACCTTCGTCGAGGACCACCGCCAGCCGTCGTCGGGCGGCTCCGCGTCGCCGGCCATCGCGTCCCCGCGCGCCACCCGGTTCGCCGACGACAACCGCCGCCCCGACCGCTCCTCCCACCTGGCCGCGCAGGGCATGCTGGCGTCGTCCGCCGCGCGCGGGGGCCAGCTGCCTGCCTTCGCCGAGCGCCGCCCCGCCCCGGCGTCCCTAGTCGACGATCCGCCGAGTGACCCTGCGCAGGCGCAG GATCCTGTCACCCAGCTGTACACATCGACGAGACTCTTAAACGACGATGGGCCAAAGTACGACCTCGAGCTATCCAGAAGAGACGACGCGAAGCATGGATTCTGGGGACTCGTGGCGCAGAAAGCCAAAGTAATGCTCGACGAAAATGGCACACCCCGAGACACTCAGGTAACAACTCTGAAACCAGAAGAAGTAGCCAGCGCCTCTTCATATCCGACGTGGCTCAGAAAGCCAAAGTTTGAACGACGATCCGACGACGCCGTGTTCGGATTTCGTTTCCCATCCATTTCTCCTCGCGTGATCCTTCTGTCAGTTTGCAACGTTGCATGCTGCTGTTCACTTCAGTTTGACCTCTGTTTTCCTGTTCTTCCCGGCGCACAATTTCAGCCTTCTCAATCTCGCTGGTCGTACGACCGGGTCCGAAGTTCGGAGAGCCCTGCGTCACAGAAAGGGTCAAAAGGGAGGCTCGACATCGGAGGAAAGATCAAGAACGCCCTTGAA GAGGGCCTGACGGTGGCCGAGAGCAAAGCTGGCGGCGGCAGCGACGTCGTCGTTGCCCGGAGGCTGCAGATCAGGAGGAAGGCGTGCAGCATGGACCTGCGCGGCACGAACCTGAGCCTGGCCAGCCCCGACATGTCGCCGATGCTGTCCGACTCGGAGTCCCCTCAGATCAAGGCTTCTCGCGAC GTAGCGAACGCCATGGCCGCCAAGGTGAAGCTGCTGCAGCGGGAGCTGAAGACGGTGAAGGCCGACCTGGCCTTCTCCAAGGAGCGGTGCGCGCAGCTGGAGGAGGAAAACCGGCTGCTCCGGGGCGGCAACCACGACGCCGACGAGGACCTG ATACGGCAGCAGCTGGAGACGCTGCTCGTGGAGAAGGCGCGGCTGGCGAACGAGAACACGGTGTACGCCCGCGAGAACCGGTTCCTGCGGGAGATCGTCGAGTACCACCAGCTGAACATGCAGGACGTTGTCAACCTCGACGACGACATCGAGGAAGAAGACGAGTACGAGGGCGAAGTGGAGGCCGAGCAGTACGGCGATTTCCTCACCTCCTCGCCGTCCCACCGTGTGCAGGAAACGGAGTACCTACCGGCCGGCCCGGGCACTGCCCCCCAGTCGCCCTCTCGGCACACAGAGTCGCCGCGGATGCTGAGCACCAACAGCGGCAGCACCGTTGACAACAAGTCGCCACGGATTCTGAGCACCAACAGCGGTGGCACCATTGACAACGAGTCGCCGATGCGCCGGAGCTTCAAGGATGATGGTTCGTCGCCAGAAACGACGAGCGACGGTTGA